TTCCTATTTTGGTCCTTTCGGCGCTTACAGAAGAACACAATAAGGTTAGTTTATTGGATTTAGGGGCTGATGACTATCTGACAAAGCCTTTTGGAATGAAAGAACTTCTTGCGAGAATACGAAGTCTTATAAGAAGAAAAAATGGATTTGGTTTGGTAGTTGAGAAAGGGCCATTTAGAGTGGATAAGGAAAAGAGTCAGATTTATTTTCAGGGGAATTTGATGAATTTAACTGCTACTGAGTACAAATTGTTACTCTTTCTTTTTGAGAATAATGGCAGGACTTACTCAAGAGAGAAGCTTATTGATAAGGTTTGGGGAGAGGAGTATTTTGTTGAGGCAAGGATGGTAGACGTGTATATTAGAAGGTTGAGAGAAAAGATAGAAACAGATCCTTCGAACCCACAGATATTAAAAACAAGGCGGGGATTTGGATATGTTCTGGAAATTTAAAATAATTAACTATAAATTAACTCAAAATTAACGTCCTGTTAACATTTTGACTGTATATTGATTCAAGTACAAAATTTATTAGGAGGTTGTTTATGAAAAGAATCATTCTATCCTTGTTGGGTGTCTTTTTGCTTGTAGCTGCAGCTTTTTATGTGGCTGGATGTTCTAGCTCAAATGCTCCTCAGTCAGCTTCTCAGGTAAAGCAGCTTACTGGTGCAGGTTCCACCTTTGTTTATCCTCTGTTTTCAAAGATGTTTGAAGAATATAAGAAAGAAAAGGGAGTTGAAGTAAATTATCAGTCAATAGGATCGGGAGGGGGAATTAACGCTCTTAAGGACGGTACTACTGACTTTTCTGCGAGCGATGCATATATGTCAGAAAAAGAGATGCAGGCAGTGCCGGGTGGGGTAGTTACTATTGCAGATGCTGCAGGTGCTGTCTCAATTTCATATAACATTCCAGGAGTCAAGGATCTTGTTTTGGACGGCAAGGCTATAGCGGATATATATCTTGGGAAAATCAAAAAATGGAATGATCCATATCTTGAAAAACTAAATCCTGGCGTAAATCTCCCAGACAAGCCCATAACGGTAGCTCACAGATCTGATGGCTCTGGAACGACATTCATATTTACAAATTATCTTTCTCTTATTAGCCCTGAGTGGAAGGATACAGTTGGTGCTGGAACTTCAGTTAAATGGCCGGTAGGTCTTGGTGGGAAGGGTAGTGAGGGCGTTACTGCTATTGTTAAGCAAAACCCTTATTCAATAGGTTATGTAGAGCTAACCTATGCGCTTCAAAACAATATTACTACTGCAAAGGTAAAGAATAAATCGGGCAATGTAGTTGCTCCAACTCTTGATAGCACCAAAAAGGCATTCGAAGGGGTAAAATTGCCTTCTGATATGAGAGCTCTTGTGCTAGATACGTCAAATCCTGAAGGTTATCCTATAACAGGATTTACTTTTATCCTTTTGCACAAGGAGATGAATTACAAGGGCAATACATTGGCAAGGGCGAAGGCAGTACTTGATCTGGTAAAGTGGATTATCACCGATGGGCAAAAGTATTGCGAACCCTTAGATTATGTTCAGCTTCCAAAGGAAGCAGTTGATATAAATATGAAGAATTTAGAATCAATTACCTGGGATGGAAAACCAATTCTTGCCAAATAAATTTTAACAAACTTTGGCAAGGGGCAGTTTACTCACTACATATTAGTCGCCTTTAGTCTGAGGTTATCTAAAGGCGGCTTTTATTTTTATGACGTTAATATTTCATATAATTTTTCGAGAACGAGGCTTGAACTCTCGTTGAATACAGCATCGGCAAAGTTATCCAGGTGAGTTTTCATTTTGTTAATTATAATTAGTTTTGCATTAAACTTAAGCGCCGTTTCTGGGATAGCTGCTGCAGGATAAACGCTTAGGCTTGAACCTATAACAATACATGCTTTAGCTCGTTTTATGATATTCATTGAATCATTAAAACTGGGTGGCATAGCTTCTCCAAATAGAACAACATTTGGCCCAATTGCTCCACCACAATTTGGGCACATCTCGACGTCGTCTAAAATGCTTGATGGGAATATGGACTTACATGTTCTACAGTATGCTTCTTCAATATTGCCGTGTATCTCTATAACTTTTTTAGAACCTGCTTTTTGGTGCAATCTGTCAATGTTTTGAGTTATTACACACGTTACAAGTCCCATTTCTTCTAATTTTGCAACTATTTCGTGCGACTTGTTTGGGTTTGCAAGCTTTATTTTTGAAAGTCTCTCTCTGTAAAACTTTATAAATTCGCTTCTTCTCTCATATAGCGCATCTATTGAAGCAAGCGAAATAAAATCCTCCTGATTCCATAATCCTGTGGGGGATCTGAAGTCTGGTATGCCGGACTCAGTGGAAATGCCAGCTCCTGAAAATACCACTACACCTTTGTCTTTTATGATATTAGCTGTTTTTGAATATTTTTCATCCATTGCTACACCTCAAAAGTTGAGCCAACGCCAGAAAAAATAAATTTATCCTTTAACTCATTTGCGCACCTTGAAATCATCTCAAGTCCTGTGCAGTGAACAAAAGCTATCCTTTCTGGGGTAAGCTCTTTAAGAGCCTCTATTGTTTTATCTTGTTGCTCTTTAGATGCTGGTCCAAGGTGAGAGCCTCCAATGATAGCTCCCAATTTCTTGCAACCTGTAACCTTCTTACCCTGTTCAACAATATTTATTACTCCCATGTGGGCACAACCTGTTAGTACAGAAAGTCTATCGCTGTTTTTGAAGTATATGCTCAAGTCTTCTTCAAATGTATCTGGCACAAGTTGTCCATTTTCATCGAGCTTTAAAAGATTTTGATCTGTTATTTCAAAGCTATTTGATGACTCTATCTGGTAAGATAGGAATATGTTTTCATTAATTTTGATTGGGGAGTCTAAAAATATAAAATTTGCTCCCAGAGATTCAAGCATTTCTTTAGCAAACGGTATTCCTATAAAGGTTATCTTTTTTGTTTTTTTGGAAAAAGTTTTTTTAAAAATGTTATGGTGCGCATAGACCCTTATGTCCTTTCTAAGATAGTCAAGCAAGGCAAAAAGTCCACCTGTATGATCGCTGTGATTGTGTGAAAGAATAATTGCATCAATATTTTTCAAGTCCTTTTTAAGTCTGTGCGCGTTGTTTAGTAGAACTATACCGCTTGAGCCAGTATCGTAAAGAAAAGTTTGCCTTTCAGTCTCAATTAAAGCGCTAAATCCATGTTCTGCAAGAAGATTGGCTGGACTGGAAGAAAGAACTATATTGTCTACGAGAATTGTTATTCTTGTAGATGCTTTTTTTTGCATAACCTGCCTCCTTATTGGTTTTAGATTAGAAGCTGAGAATCTTAAAAACAAATGCTTTCAAAAAGACTGTTATATTTAGTATATAAGATCTTTATTTAAATTAGTACAAAAAATAAGTAACGTTTATTTTACTTCAAAAATTTATTATTATAAAATTTTAATTTGTAAACTCTTATTGATGTACGTGGTTTAATGAAAGCTGTAGAATGTTTAAAATATTATAAATGATGTGAATAGATCTTTTGAGAAGGAGGGTGGTGGCCTATATACCTTTATATTCCTAACAAAAAAGAGCTCTTTCTAACCCAGTTTGGATTAATTTTAAGGAGGAATTAAATTGTCTTTGAAAGAGGAAGCACTAATTTTTCACAGAAAAACTAAAGGAAAAATAAGCGTTGAGAGCAAATCGGTCATTGAGAACGTTCACGATCTTTCTTTGGCCTATAGCCCGGGCGTAGCCGAACCAGTTAAAGAAATAGCTTTCGATCCAGAAATGGCATATTATTATACCTCAAAATGGAACATGGTGGCTGTGGTTACCGATGGAAGCGCTATTTTGGGTCTTGGAAATCTGGGGGCCTTAGCATCTTTGCCTGTAATGGAAGGTAAAGCAGTATTATTTAAAAAATTTGGAGGCGTTGATGCCTTTCCTATTTGTTTGAATACAAAAGATAGTGAGAAAATAATTGAAACAGTAAAGCTTATAGAGCCGGTATTCGGGGGAGTAAATTTAGAAGACATTGGTGCTCCAAGGTGTTTTGAGATTGAAAGAGCACTTAGAGATGAGCTTTCTATTCCAGTCTTTCATGATGATCAGCACGGTACAGCTGTAGTTACGCTGGCAGGTTTACACAATGCTTTGAAGATTGTGGGCAAGAAGTTAGAAGATGTAAAAATAGTAATAAACGGGGCAGGTGCGGCAGGTATATCTATAGCAAA
Above is a genomic segment from Thermodesulfobium narugense DSM 14796 containing:
- a CDS encoding response regulator transcription factor encodes the protein MNNTILLVEDDIDISNNIKTFLSLNGFEVIQAFSASDAFDVFDEAKVSLIILDLMLPDMFGSEILKVLRARGLEIPILVLSALTEEHNKVSLLDLGADDYLTKPFGMKELLARIRSLIRRKNGFGLVVEKGPFRVDKEKSQIYFQGNLMNLTATEYKLLLFLFENNGRTYSREKLIDKVWGEEYFVEARMVDVYIRRLREKIETDPSNPQILKTRRGFGYVLEI
- the pstS gene encoding phosphate ABC transporter substrate-binding protein PstS, with amino-acid sequence MKRIILSLLGVFLLVAAAFYVAGCSSSNAPQSASQVKQLTGAGSTFVYPLFSKMFEEYKKEKGVEVNYQSIGSGGGINALKDGTTDFSASDAYMSEKEMQAVPGGVVTIADAAGAVSISYNIPGVKDLVLDGKAIADIYLGKIKKWNDPYLEKLNPGVNLPDKPITVAHRSDGSGTTFIFTNYLSLISPEWKDTVGAGTSVKWPVGLGGKGSEGVTAIVKQNPYSIGYVELTYALQNNITTAKVKNKSGNVVAPTLDSTKKAFEGVKLPSDMRALVLDTSNPEGYPITGFTFILLHKEMNYKGNTLARAKAVLDLVKWIITDGQKYCEPLDYVQLPKEAVDINMKNLESITWDGKPILAK
- a CDS encoding SIR2 family NAD-dependent protein deacylase, which codes for MDEKYSKTANIIKDKGVVVFSGAGISTESGIPDFRSPTGLWNQEDFISLASIDALYERRSEFIKFYRERLSKIKLANPNKSHEIVAKLEEMGLVTCVITQNIDRLHQKAGSKKVIEIHGNIEEAYCRTCKSIFPSSILDDVEMCPNCGGAIGPNVVLFGEAMPPSFNDSMNIIKRAKACIVIGSSLSVYPAAAIPETALKFNAKLIIINKMKTHLDNFADAVFNESSSLVLEKLYEILTS
- a CDS encoding MBL fold metallo-hydrolase produces the protein MQKKASTRITILVDNIVLSSSPANLLAEHGFSALIETERQTFLYDTGSSGIVLLNNAHRLKKDLKNIDAIILSHNHSDHTGGLFALLDYLRKDIRVYAHHNIFKKTFSKKTKKITFIGIPFAKEMLESLGANFIFLDSPIKINENIFLSYQIESSNSFEITDQNLLKLDENGQLVPDTFEEDLSIYFKNSDRLSVLTGCAHMGVINIVEQGKKVTGCKKLGAIIGGSHLGPASKEQQDKTIEALKELTPERIAFVHCTGLEMISRCANELKDKFIFSGVGSTFEV